From a region of the Candidatus Methylomirabilis limnetica genome:
- the rfbD gene encoding dTDP-4-dehydrorhamnose reductase: protein MRTLLIGADGQLGSELRQAFGNHDLIPLTHADLELTNPVQVRETLIKHRPNLILNTAAYHRVDECEDYAERAFAVNATAVRDLAIVAKEIGAPLVHFSTDYVFDGRQLSPYREVDRPGPLSAYATSKLAGEYFVQAALERYYLIRTCGLYGMAGSRGKAGNFVETILRLAADGREIRVVGDQIVTPTSAKELACKVRQLVETGAYGLYHITNNGECSWYQFAQAILELSGVRPHLIETTSAAYAARAARPAYSVLDNANLRSLDLDDLSDWRDALEAYLKDRASGRSSS, encoded by the coding sequence ATGCGTACCCTCCTGATCGGTGCTGACGGGCAGTTGGGGAGCGAACTGCGGCAGGCCTTTGGTAATCATGACCTCATCCCATTGACGCATGCTGACCTGGAGTTGACCAACCCGGTACAGGTACGGGAAACTCTTATCAAGCACCGACCAAATCTGATCTTGAACACTGCCGCCTACCATCGGGTCGATGAGTGCGAAGATTACGCCGAGCGGGCATTCGCCGTGAACGCGACTGCGGTGAGGGATCTTGCGATCGTCGCCAAGGAGATCGGGGCGCCGCTCGTCCACTTCAGCACCGATTATGTCTTTGACGGCAGGCAGCTCAGCCCGTACCGGGAAGTTGATCGACCTGGGCCGCTGAGCGCATACGCCACCTCGAAATTAGCCGGCGAATACTTTGTTCAAGCCGCCCTGGAGAGGTATTACCTCATCCGGACCTGCGGGCTGTATGGAATGGCTGGCAGTCGCGGCAAGGCGGGAAATTTCGTCGAAACGATACTCCGACTGGCAGCGGATGGGCGCGAAATCCGTGTGGTGGGCGACCAGATCGTGACCCCTACAAGCGCCAAGGAGCTGGCCTGCAAGGTCAGACAATTGGTCGAGACTGGCGCCTACGGGCTGTATCACATCACTAACAACGGCGAATGCTCCTGGTACCAATTCGCCCAAGCGATCTTAGAGCTATCGGGTGTGCGCCCCCACCTCATCGAGACGACCAGTGCCGCCTATGCCGCCCGCGCCGCTCGACCGGCCTATTCCGTCCTGGATAACGCGAACCTGCGATCGCTTGATCTCGATGACCTCAGCGACTGGCGAGATGCGCTAGAAGCCTATCTGAAAGATCGGGCATCGGGGAGAAGCTCATCGTGA